The genomic window gactaggtgtatattattgtatagagcTACATGGCTGTTGTAAAATACTGTTAATCGGTCGATACTGTATTTGTATTTCGATTGTGGGAACAGATACGACGGCggttatgattaataataatattgtcgatAAGTCGtcgacgaaaaaataaaatatatatcgcgATGGAAAATTAaagaacaaattataacaaagtGGGCGTCAAACAGCTGCACGTTGCGCCCAGAGGCGTTAAAATCTTCGCCACAACCCCGATTTTGTGAGAATTATAAACACGTCATTCAGTGATCGCACTAATGGAACTATACGTAAATGTAGCTATAGGTATTTGTGAAATACTTTTATTGGtaaatatacaatgttttatttaaacaatatacacaTTGTTATTgtcgtaataacaatataacattataagcTGTATCATTTcatgttgataaataaatatagtcgAGCGCCCGTTATTCAATATACCcagtaatatcaatatttctaGTGTCCATACTTAGTTACCATGTATATCATGCTGTACGACCGCTGTCAacagttaatatataatacatattataatataaaatttgatatttgtgAGTTTGTGACCCCTCCAAGCTACTTTtctaagtaataactaataacatagtaattttgtaatattatactatttacatgtacttcactataatattttaatacttaatatatatcatttcgTATTCGTTGCAAAAGCAAATACAAATTACGctatttatatagttgtatattcGATACGATCGTTGTCGTGAGTCGTGACCACTgaccgtattatattttattatacataagaaTTTAAGATTATCGACCGATAGGCTGATCAAGTTAAAGATCAGTacgatactataatattattatattattatcactgtaatatttaatagtatcgTTGGCGTGGTTATTAGTCACTGATAAAAAGTTTAGAAACCTATGTGGAATTCGTCTGTGGTGTTATAAGTAAGTCATAGCACACTGCaagtatgaaaataaagttttcttTGAATTGTAAACaacgatttgaaaaaaaatatttctaagttTCTGTAAaggtattttaagataattggTTTAGTTAAAAGTCAAGACAGTATAAGTTATggtacaaatttgaaattaggTGGTTTTGTTTATCATCATAGTATAAAAACtgaattgatataaaaaaagtatctaAATGTTAAGAACGagtattaatagatataaatcggagtaaaattgattattaaatagtaggtataattattaattttaaagttatacttgtgttattttaaagttacacTTGTGTTAAGCAACTCTCGTGTGCGACTTTAATGCAGGGATATAGTGCACACAACGTTTCAGTGTACTTATGTTGCTATTTATATACAGGTATAATAACGctgcaaaaatataataatctaataaaatacattacgcGTGACAATGGCACATTATGGCAATGAATCGGTTACACGTATGacgtatgtgtgtgtaataaACTTTAGTAAATatcacaatttacaattttagttacTACCATTAAATTCatcgtaaattatattattatatgaacaatCGCGTTGTGTATCAGTTGTGAACAcgttcattattatatgtttttaaaccataagtgtaaaatatatgtgtgtgtcaACGCATATACACAAACACTAGTGTATAAAGTGTAAAtcgtcatttataaaaataatgtgccCTTAATATGTTAACAcgcaaaaaaaagaagaaaaacagTGTTTCACTGAAAACCATTATAAacgtattgaatatatatatatatatataatatggccgATGAGTGACCTCGCTGTGGCCCGGAGGGGTTTGTAAACTACTTCAGGCACTACAGAGAAAGAAATAAGAATCACACGGGAAAAATAATTCAGTCctcgacggcggcggcgtacAAGGTATACATACTCATATAGTCGTATCTAATATAGCCATACAGGTACTTACAGATACCTTTAGTCTTTACAcaccctaaaaaaaaaaaataactgttagACGAcgtttaaaatacacatatcTATCTACGtattatcattactttttATCTATACAGTGGAAATAAAATCGTTTATGCGATGTACATAAGTTGGAATATTGAGAACATAATGCTTACAAAACTAACCGTTCAATAATTAGCAATACAGGTTATGCATTAGTAATATATACgcgtaaacattttaataacatatacatgTACAAACGTATAATATCCATCAGTTGAAGATatttcctaaaaaataaaaaaaatttattctgaatattgaatacatgGAAATTATCAATGAATCATTTTCTCcaataaatactgaaatacttcaatttcaaaagtttcattatagtaggtaatatagtCTAGACCAATGTTATGCctagaaatttttatattgtgtaaaaaaactgataacaatattgtaatgtaattacgatttacgagtgaaataaatttagatatttttttgtttgcattGTTACTAtgtgtttacaaaataaatcgataaatataataattcatataaaattataaaactccATAGAATTAcactatacctaatattcattcttttttcaactataaattgttgtattcaaaaatatttttttaaatattcatttatgcaTTAAATATCTTCAGCTAATAACCctctaaatataaatgtattttatatgttttgcaattgagttttaaaatacaacttatCACAACATCGCATTGTTGTTTAAGTGCACATAGCCTATAggctttaaacaaaatttgtttttaatacgtAATTACATATgcctaatatacctatacaatatacataatacatgtagatataatatatataaatcgaacttattcaaattatataagccAGCTAGTGTGAACGACGACAACCGaccatttaacttttaaataatgacttcatgttatattttttatatcctcTTTCTCTTAAATCTTGGTTTTTTGTAAGAGGGTGGTAAAAACAACacagatgaaaaatatatacaaagtaAACGTACTGTACGATAACGTCGGAGTGCAATGGCTATGCAAACATATTCTTTTCGTTTGATAAACCGACCTACAACGCATCAGTaaacaaatcatttatttgAGCATAgtctgtatataaattaaagaaaaaaactagtggataaaattaaaatgaaatgagACTATTAAAACGTAAGCTTTATttgatttctaaatatttttcataaaatttaaatccaaaatcatgaatagtatatttaatatatataatataatatatacatgtatgtatttatataaataataataataataaatgattttcacaaacttatatactatactagcTGACGAGCTGACCCCGTGCAATTCGTTGCCTGTTAAAAATgctaattctataatataatttaaatgttgtttaatttattatttaataatcagtttaacggtgttcaaaacttttcattgattattttgaatctCGAAAAACTTGCGCAAGCaccattttaaaatgctttaagattacacactaaattttttttacgaatgtaCTGTGTAAACTGCAAGcctcgatttattattaaggctctacgtttatcagtcagtAAGTTAGTCAGGTTATATTATAGCCATTAAGCTTGGCGTTACCTGTGAGACTCTCTTATGTTATGCGAGCACCGACCTGGCTGTGGTGGATTGCGTACCTTGCAAAATGTGTACCtacgtaagtttataatttctaaccattaagtttcaaagttatatcaatttttttttttactaaggttaggttatactATAATGTGCCATTTcgtgatttttatatagtttgtataacaacctgacttattttatttttattttaaacttatttttacctatttcaacccttttaaaatcaaaattttgaaaatttttttcttagtgGGTGTCTAAATCACAAAACTAAACTACTGTCCAAATTTCATACTCATAGCTTCAGCGATAACGACTCTgcgttgattattatttattattaaagtacactttcctttatatacatatttatatatattaattcaacacgtatatattattaacggtatattatatataatatacatatgttatTGAAATTCAATACAGTAATGTTGTAAACATTACAAATCGAGAAACTCAATTGTAATTtaagtgtaatttatttacttatgttACACAAACGAAACAAATACctatacgtatttaatatacgagtacctaCATACCTACAACAGTTATTGTTACGTTAGGTTTTGAAAAACtctgcaatattatttaattcatgttttaaaaattacgtcCTTGTTTCGAATTCATAAGCtttcattgtatattttgaagttgaaaagatttttggatataatatataggaataCTAAGAAAAGGAGAAATGAGGTGTAAATTGTACAACATGACACAGTGACaaagttttaatttcttgGCTGATTTCGTAGAAATTAAATGATGGTATTGTGTGTGTAATATGTGAagttattgtttgtttattgtgaaattattcacaaacaacaaaatataatataagtcatcatatatagttttatacaaaacgggcatatatattattataaaatagccaaagtaaacttattttcaaCATGTAAACCagccttaaaaaaaatttaatatcatctaAAATTACACAACTAATTTCAtcaatatatgcattatacatgtattatcatattacataACGTACGCTTTTCGGGGGTAAcgagtgtaaatattataatagtgtatataataatatgatatatatatatatctataaattatgatcTGATGTTGTCATGTTACCCAACGTGGCCTGTCCGATGAGTGTTAGTCAATTGGACATTTTGCGGATGAACAGGTACTCGGAAAACTGTTGGCCGTGAACGCCGCCTCCCGTGCTTGCAGCCACCGTGAAACCGGCGTTCAGCAACCGGGTGATGGCCTGCACACTATTGAGCTTACAGTATCCATTTAATGGGAACCGGACCAGGTGTCTGGAGTCCACGGGCGTCCAAGACACGGCCGGACGTCCGGCCGAGGGTTCTAGCGCCGAGTGGCCTGTTTCCGGAAACACCTCGTCCAAAACTGCGTGGTCACCAGACAACATCACACGCTCCCCGAGATCTGGACTCACGTGGACGGACACGCACTCGTACTGGTCTTTCGTGCCGGAGAGACTACTGTTGGATCGGCTAGGGCCGTTGGAATCCCAACCGTTCGTCCGGTTGCATTTCATCCGATCTCGTTTCAAGTTTTCTAACTGTTTACACATGGCTGGAACAATAAACCAATTGCattgattatatatagtatatacagtaaatttacgaccaacattatttttcacgCAATATGCGTACAGTATACAGTTACATAAGTAGGTAgaaggtacctatatgatattCTCAGGTATAGATACTGCGTATTAatcgtattatactataggtctgtatatttattaatcttaGTTAACCattcatgtaaataatataaaagtaggcAAGTATACctcataatatctatatttactatttaatattcatattatgttcatatgATGTATGAATTGTACCTACACtatttatcattgtttataTATGCAGACGCGTGTATATGAtttctcatattttttaaccttgGTTCTATtaatgataactgataagtaactatatttacatttaattttattttataattagttttattgctTATATAGGTTAcccaataataatgatgtataatattgtttttttctttgatcAATAAGCAATGCTGCATCGTGAAGGATTGTAATGTAATGTTAACACGATTCTCGTATCATTTGTAGGTGGTTCAAAAATGAAAgacttacctatatttattatgataaaactatacatttttattgtaagttactttttcattttataagaaattgaacataaatatacaatgcTTTTtcgtttgatatatttatctattatatttcaatatctatGATAGCTACTCCATATAAGTAAACACTAAACTGCATAggttattctaaattaataaatttttgttataactgataaatttaacaatatattgaaataatttttttgaattatcttAACTTAAGAATAAaagcagtataatatgttaaactaTTGTCACGtaacattatttgtttattcaaatatgttCTGCATCATTCAATCGCCTCcggaaaaatatcaaaatcgtGAATTATGATCGattgttattacataatattttaatttgtctaaTGATTTCCATATTTCAAACCCATATTACACGGATTACGaatgttatgaataaaataatgaagatGGGACAAAAACGGTtgtaaaagatataatatgatagttcGATATAGTGAGACAAGTATCACGCACCCGGGGCTGTATAAAAGACTGCAGCCACACAATATCCTTCAATTAGACCAGAAATTTACGTTCTTAACCTTGTCCTCAAACAACAGCGCGTAGGTATTATCGGTGTATAATAGCATACATTACTTAAATGCACAATGAACTGACTATTTATGTGCCCAATTATctcattataatcaaaaacagTGTTTTATTAAGCATTCAAATAATACGCGACACACTTATTAGGgctttaattagttttataatataagccaTTAAATGGATTATTAGGCCGcgacaaaataatgaatactataataatagtatagatatagcttttaaaaatttacttacgaGTGATTTCAAAGTATCTAGCTTCTTCTAGCAATAGGTCAATGTCAGTGAAATTGTCAGGTAACGAAAGCTTTGAATTTCTCATAAAGTTGAGAATATGCCTGAACATCTTGCCATCCCTGTCGATGAAATAGTGTTGTTTAAGAGAATCTAACACTATGGGTATACTACCATTGAACAATTTTGCCAGTTTTGAATCAGGATTCCTGAAATTCAATTGAATGTAAgactttctataaaaaataaacgaattatgtactttgcatttttataatatgcacgaatcagttgcataaaatatgcattgaaATATctgtcattattaaaattgaaaatcgtgTACgtaattcgataaaaaaaaatattataatcatttctatactttttgaacataatataataatgacattatcgtgtgtaaaatatttatacatgtaatatattataatatatatataatatgtaacataacaatacaacaatacattcatttatttttttttttagtttctttgAGTGTGTGCCATGTGGTTAAATTTctatatagtcatataataacaaagcaataatatttatagaaaaatagtaaaatccgTACTATGTATAcgcaggtatataatatatcggaGACTCGTAATGCACGACTTTTATGCGAGAGTGACTAGTGAAGCGTAG from Aphis gossypii isolate Hap1 chromosome 1, ASM2018417v2, whole genome shotgun sequence includes these protein-coding regions:
- the LOC114130501 gene encoding BTB/POZ domain-containing protein Tiwaz isoform X2, translating into MKYYRRKCEVVRDVDGMEPKDLTSSRSLYTSTQIKISNSPATSPTVSHNSNSPSPTPVVPTTGYNHKIIAGIPCVAAASKYTAPVHIDVGGTIYTSSLDTLTKNPDSKLAKLFNGSIPIVLDSLKQHYFIDRDGKMFRHILNFMRNSKLSLPDNFTDIDLLLEEARYFEITPMCKQLENLKRDRMKCNRTNGWDSNGPSRSNSSLSGTKDQYECVSVHVSPDLGERVMLSGDHAVLDEVFPETGHSALEPSAGRPAVSWTPVDSRHLVRFPLNGYCKLNSVQAITRLLNAGFTVAASTGGGVHGQQFSEYLFIRKMSN
- the LOC114130501 gene encoding BTB/POZ domain-containing protein Tiwaz isoform X3, which encodes MEPKDLTSSRSLYTSTQIKISNSPATSPTVSHNSNSPSPTPVVPTTGYNHKIIAGIPCVAAASKYTAPVHIDVGGTIYTSSLDTLTKNPDSKLAKLFNGSIPIVLDSLKQHYFIDRDGKMFRHILNFMRNSKLSLPDNFTDIDLLLEEARYFEITPMCKQLENLKRDRMKCNRTNGWDSNGPSRSNSSLSGTKDQYECVSVHVSPDLGERVMLSGDHAVLDEVFPETGHSALEPSAGRPAVSWTPVDSRHLVRFPLNGYCKLNSVQAITRLLNAGFTVAASTGGGVHGQQFSEYLFIRKMSN
- the LOC114130501 gene encoding BTB/POZ domain-containing protein Tiwaz isoform X1; its protein translation is MIQLTLNSLNQRKCEVVRDVDGMEPKDLTSSRSLYTSTQIKISNSPATSPTVSHNSNSPSPTPVVPTTGYNHKIIAGIPCVAAASKYTAPVHIDVGGTIYTSSLDTLTKNPDSKLAKLFNGSIPIVLDSLKQHYFIDRDGKMFRHILNFMRNSKLSLPDNFTDIDLLLEEARYFEITPMCKQLENLKRDRMKCNRTNGWDSNGPSRSNSSLSGTKDQYECVSVHVSPDLGERVMLSGDHAVLDEVFPETGHSALEPSAGRPAVSWTPVDSRHLVRFPLNGYCKLNSVQAITRLLNAGFTVAASTGGGVHGQQFSEYLFIRKMSN